From one Catellatospora sp. IY07-71 genomic stretch:
- a CDS encoding ribonuclease domain-containing protein, producing the protein MDRLGTRRNIVIAAVAAVLLVALMALVGFCARTTMQPGSEGGAPAATAAQTPVSGLPTVRLDQLPKEAVATVALIDAGGPFPYDKDGTVFGNLEGILPKQPRGYYREYTVPTPGSRDRGARRLVAGRDGDLYYTADHYESFRQVQR; encoded by the coding sequence GTGGACAGGCTCGGGACACGGCGCAACATCGTCATCGCCGCCGTGGCGGCGGTGCTGCTCGTGGCGCTCATGGCGCTGGTCGGCTTCTGCGCGCGGACCACCATGCAACCCGGCTCGGAAGGCGGCGCGCCCGCCGCCACGGCCGCGCAGACGCCGGTGTCGGGGCTGCCCACGGTGCGGCTGGACCAGCTGCCCAAGGAGGCGGTGGCGACCGTCGCGCTGATCGACGCGGGCGGGCCGTTCCCGTACGACAAGGACGGGACCGTGTTCGGCAACCTGGAGGGCATCCTGCCCAAGCAGCCGCGCGGCTACTACCGCGAGTACACGGTGCCCACGCCCGGCTCACGCGACCGCGGCGCGCGGCGGCTGGTCGCCGGGCGCGACGGCGACCTCTACTACACCGCCGACCACTACGAGAGCTTCCGGCAGGTGCAGCGCTGA